A DNA window from Candidatus Eisenbacteria bacterium contains the following coding sequences:
- a CDS encoding YdhR family protein: protein MAAILFVRITSNLDGGEIDRRLLERRQRFLQVPGLIQKLYGRDESGAICGIYFFESRQALDAYRESDLARSIPAAYEAKEVRREVYEVLYPLHAERGPFQAANQ from the coding sequence GTGGCAGCCATTTTGTTCGTGCGCATCACGTCGAATTTGGATGGTGGGGAAATCGATCGCCGTCTGCTCGAGCGGCGGCAGCGGTTTCTCCAGGTGCCCGGCCTGATCCAGAAGCTCTATGGCCGCGACGAATCGGGGGCCATCTGCGGGATCTATTTCTTTGAGAGCCGGCAGGCCCTCGATGCCTATCGCGAGAGCGATCTGGCGCGAAGCATCCCTGCTGCGTATGAAGCGAAGGAAGTCAGGCGTGAAGTCTACGAGGTGCTATACCCCTTGCACGCGGAACGCGGGCCATTTCAAGCCGCGAACCAATGA